In Methanomassiliicoccales archaeon, a single genomic region encodes these proteins:
- a CDS encoding phosphopantothenate/pantothenate synthetase produces the protein MRISEDHPRYRSLVTRERMAEMVTEGVVSVTGLIAHGRGEAFDYLLGERTTPEAEAAEMAAAALLVLSERPIITVNGNAAALAVKELGELSRISDAMLEVNLFHRSDERMEKVCAFVEAGSGEQVLGRIQDGILEGIASDRARCCRAGLMAADVVLIPLEDGDRAEAMVRVGKKIISIDLNPLSRTSQAATVAVVDELTRALPNISAWVGKLRKDPQEAGRVLKNFDNRKNLTSVLDRICHDLREPSSD, from the coding sequence ATGCGCATCTCCGAGGACCATCCCAGATACCGATCATTGGTCACCAGGGAGAGGATGGCCGAGATGGTGACTGAGGGAGTGGTCTCAGTTACTGGGCTGATCGCCCACGGCCGAGGGGAGGCGTTCGATTACCTTTTAGGAGAGAGGACCACCCCAGAGGCGGAGGCGGCGGAAATGGCCGCGGCTGCCCTTCTGGTGTTATCCGAACGACCGATAATCACCGTCAACGGCAACGCAGCTGCTCTGGCCGTCAAAGAACTGGGTGAACTGTCCCGCATCTCAGACGCAATGTTGGAGGTCAACCTTTTCCACCGCAGCGATGAACGCATGGAGAAGGTCTGCGCCTTTGTTGAGGCAGGATCAGGTGAGCAAGTGCTGGGCCGGATACAGGACGGTATCCTGGAAGGCATAGCCTCTGATCGAGCCAGGTGTTGCCGGGCCGGTCTAATGGCAGCGGATGTCGTGCTTATCCCACTGGAGGACGGGGACCGAGCCGAGGCCATGGTCCGCGTGGGGAAAAAAATAATCTCCATCGACCTGAACCCGTTGTCCCGTACCAGCCAAGCGGCCACCGTGGCCGTGGTGGACGAACTGACCAGGGCCCTTCCCAACATCTCTGCCTGGGTAGGTAAGCTGAGAAAGGACCCGCAGGAAGCAGGTCGGGTGTTGAAAAATTTCGACAACCGAAAGAACCTGACATCGGTGTTGGACCGTATCTGTCATGATCTGCGGGAACCAAGCTCCGACTGA
- a CDS encoding transcription initiation factor IIB has translation MVKQKEGAEEITRCPECNSGHLVRDYERGELICEECGLVIDDQFIDLGPEWRAFDVEQGEKRARTGAPMTYTIHDKGLSTEISWKNKDSYGKSIPTRNRAQLYRLRKWQRRIRVSNATERNLAFALSELDRMASAMGLPRNVRETAAMVYRKAVNKNLIRGRSIEGVVAASLYAACRQCNVPRTLDEVASSSRVGRKEIGRTYRFMTRELKLKLMPTRPQDYVQRFCSELKLSGEVQAKAADILKDAAKKELTSGRGPTGVAAAAIYISSILCNERRTQREVADIAGVTEVTIRNRYKELTDKLGIEIQL, from the coding sequence ATGGTAAAACAAAAGGAAGGGGCAGAGGAGATAACCCGTTGCCCGGAATGCAACAGCGGACATCTAGTCAGGGACTATGAACGGGGCGAACTGATCTGCGAGGAATGCGGATTGGTCATAGATGACCAGTTCATAGACCTGGGTCCTGAGTGGAGGGCCTTTGATGTGGAGCAGGGAGAGAAGAGGGCCAGGACAGGCGCTCCCATGACCTACACCATTCATGACAAGGGATTGTCGACCGAGATCTCTTGGAAGAACAAGGACTCCTATGGTAAGAGCATCCCTACGAGGAATAGGGCACAGTTGTATCGTTTGAGAAAATGGCAGCGGCGCATCCGTGTCTCCAACGCTACGGAACGTAACCTGGCGTTCGCCCTCAGTGAGCTGGACCGTATGGCTTCGGCCATGGGACTGCCCCGCAACGTGCGCGAAACAGCGGCCATGGTATACCGTAAAGCGGTCAACAAGAACCTGATCCGTGGAAGGAGCATAGAAGGCGTCGTCGCAGCGTCGCTTTACGCCGCCTGTCGTCAGTGCAATGTTCCACGTACCCTGGACGAAGTAGCAAGCTCCAGCCGCGTCGGACGAAAGGAGATCGGCCGCACGTACAGGTTCATGACCAGGGAACTGAAGCTCAAGCTTATGCCAACCCGCCCCCAGGACTACGTACAGAGATTCTGCTCTGAACTGAAGCTTAGCGGGGAGGTGCAGGCCAAGGCCGCGGACATCCTGAAGGACGCTGCCAAGAAGGAGCTGACCTCCGGACGTGGACCTACCGGAGTGGCTGCGGCGGCCATTTACATCTCCAGTATCCTGTGCAACGAAAGGCGCACACAGAGAGAGGTAGCGGACATCGCCGGAGTGACCGAGGTCACCATTAGGAACCGCTATAAGGAACTGACGGACAAATTGGGCATAGAGATACAGCTCTGA
- a CDS encoding adenosylhomocysteinase, whose product MDRELLLKGSRRLGWAEAHMSVLREIGERLEKNGSLRGVKVGMALHVEAKTGMLAVTLAKAGAKIRLASCNPLSTDDSVSLALKEERGIEVYARRGESNSEYYENLNSVLDMRPDFVIDDGADLITMLHTVRREQLEEIKGGNEETTTGVIRLKAMARDGKLKFPVMAVNDARMKYLFDNRYGTGQSTFDGFMNATNLLIAGKELVVAGYGWCGRGVAMRAKGLGANVIVTEVDPIRAIEAKLDGFQVLPMMQAVRLADIIITVTGCKDVVRKEHLAVIKDGCVLGNSGHFDNEISKKALEEAATPPVRVREMVERYDLSNGRKVYLVSEGRLMNLASGQGHPVEIMDMSFSIQALSLEHLVRNHASMAPNVHSVPPEMDELVARIKLKTMGVSIDELTPTQKKYLDDWQEGT is encoded by the coding sequence ATGGACCGAGAATTACTGTTGAAAGGATCGCGCCGGCTAGGATGGGCCGAGGCCCATATGTCCGTGCTCCGGGAGATCGGAGAGCGATTGGAAAAGAACGGATCTCTTAGAGGGGTCAAAGTAGGCATGGCCTTGCATGTGGAGGCCAAGACAGGCATGCTCGCGGTGACCTTGGCCAAGGCGGGTGCCAAGATACGTCTGGCCAGCTGCAACCCACTGTCCACCGACGACTCGGTGTCCTTGGCGTTGAAGGAGGAAAGAGGCATCGAGGTATACGCCCGCAGAGGGGAGAGCAATTCGGAATATTACGAAAATCTGAACTCCGTCCTGGACATGCGCCCCGATTTCGTTATCGACGATGGAGCGGACCTCATCACCATGCTGCACACCGTGCGAAGGGAGCAGCTGGAGGAGATCAAGGGGGGGAACGAGGAGACCACAACCGGGGTCATTCGCCTCAAGGCGATGGCCCGGGACGGAAAACTGAAGTTCCCGGTCATGGCGGTCAACGATGCCCGCATGAAGTACCTTTTTGATAATCGATACGGAACGGGGCAGAGCACCTTCGATGGTTTCATGAACGCCACTAACCTGTTGATCGCTGGAAAGGAACTGGTGGTGGCAGGGTACGGTTGGTGCGGCCGGGGAGTGGCCATGCGGGCCAAGGGCCTGGGGGCGAACGTGATCGTCACAGAGGTGGACCCCATAAGGGCGATCGAGGCCAAGCTGGACGGGTTCCAGGTGCTGCCCATGATGCAAGCGGTCCGCCTAGCGGACATAATCATCACGGTCACCGGGTGCAAGGACGTGGTGCGAAAGGAGCACCTGGCGGTCATCAAGGATGGCTGCGTTCTCGGCAACTCCGGGCATTTCGATAACGAGATATCCAAGAAGGCCTTGGAAGAGGCAGCCACTCCCCCGGTCAGGGTAAGGGAGATGGTGGAACGTTACGATCTATCGAACGGACGTAAGGTATACCTCGTCTCAGAAGGCCGATTGATGAACCTGGCCTCTGGACAGGGACACCCGGTGGAGATAATGGACATGAGCTTTTCCATACAGGCGCTCAGCCTAGAACACTTGGTTAGGAACCACGCGAGCATGGCACCGAATGTGCATTCAGTGCCGCCAGAGATGGACGAACTGGTGGCCCGGATCAAACTCAAGACGATGGGTGTCAGCATCGATGAGCTCACCCCGACGCAAAAGAAGTATCTCGATGATTGGCAAGAGGGAACCTAA